GGTTCCACCAATCTGGCCATGAAACATCCGCACCTGTTCGCCTCCCTGTTTAACCAGAGCGGCAATGTCTATGCGGTGTCCGATGCGGCGCGGCTGCCCAATGCCTACCTGGGCGATGACATGGAACGCCTGCGGGCCAATGATCCGTACCTGAATCTGAAAAAGAACCTGGAGGACATCCAGGCGAACCTGCGCATCCAGGTGGCCTGCGGCACGGCGGACCCGGATCATCTGGTGACGGTGCGCGAATACCACGCGGCGCTCACAGCCGCCGGGAAGGAGCACAGCTACTTTGAGGTGGAGGGCCTGGACCACAATCAGAAGAAGATGATCGAGGGCCGGAAGGACACCTGGTTTGATTTCCACATCGAATCCCTGAAGCGCGGCGGCGTGGCGCTGCATTATCGCAAGCCTTAAGCTGTGTCTGAATGTTGTTTGCACGGATCGCCTAACCAAAGATTGTTTTATGAAGTCGCCTGTTTTTCTGCTGCTGGCCCTGTCGCTGGCCCTTGCCCAAGGGTCTGCCGGGGCGGAGAAGCCGCGCAATGTCCTCATCATCCAGACGGATGAGCATAACTTCCGCACCCTGGGCTGCTACCGCGACCAGATGCCGCCGGAGCAGGCCTACATCTGGGGGGCCGGAGTGAAGGTGGAGACACCGCACATTGACTCCATCGCCAGGCGCGGAGCGGTGTGCATGAGATACTATGCGACATCGCCTGTCTGCACGCCCTCACGCGCAGCGCTGATGACCGGGCTGTATCCGCAGAACACGGGCAGCATCACCAATGACCTGCCCATGCTGGATGCGATGGAGACCTTTGCCGCAGTGCTGGAGCGCCAGGGTTATGACAATGGCTATGCAGGGAAGTGGCATCTGGATGGCGATGCCAAACCGGGCTGGGCACCGAAGCGGGCCTTTGGCTTCACGGATAACCGGTATATGTTTAACCGCGGTCACTGGAAGAAGCTGGGCGAGGATGCGGACGGGCCAAAGGTGGCGGCGGTGGATGCCAAAGGTGTACCGAGCTATGATCTGGGTGACGCCGATCCCAAGTCCTTCACGACGGATTATCTGACGGACCGCGCCATTGAGTTTGTGAAACGTCCGCGCGATGGAAAACCGTTTTGCTACATGCTGAGCCTGCCGGACCCGCACGGGCCGAACACGGTGCGCGCGCCCTATGACACGATGTTTGATGCGGCGCAGTTCCAGCAGCCGCAGACGGCCTTGGCCAAAGGGGACAAACTACCGTCCTTTGCCCAGGTCATGCAGGACCGGTTTGTCGCGCGGCAGATGGCGCTGTATTTTGGCATGGTGAAGTGCATTGATGACAATGTGGGCCGGTTGCTCGCCGCGCTGGAGGAGACCGGGCAGCTTGAAAACACGGTGCTCGTTTTCACCTCCGACCATGGCGACATGTGCGGCGAGCATGGCCGGCATAACAAGGGTATTCCCTGCGAGGGCAGTGCCCGCGTGCCGTTTGTCATTGCCGCGCCGGGCCTGGTCCAGGCGGGCACCGTGGTGCATGAGGCGCTGGGCACGGTGGACTTCAAACCGACGCTGCTGGGCCTGCTGGGTGTGGAAGCCAAAGCGGCCATGCAGGGGCGCGATGCCTCCACGCTGCTGCGCACAGGCCGCGCGCCGGAGGGCTGGAAGGACGAGGCCATCGTCCGCATTGGCGGCACCGGGCAGGGCACGGCAGGCTGGGTGGGAGTCTTTACCCGTCGGCACAAGCTGGTGCTCTCCCCCACGGATGCACCGGCCCTGTTTGACCTGGACACAGATCCTTTTGAAATGCAAAACCTGGCCGCTGATCCGGCGCAGCGCGGGCTGATCCGGGAACTGGGCACGAGTTTAAAAAACTACCTGGCCACCAGCGGAGATCCGCATGCCAAGTCCAGTCATGTCATGGCCGATGTAACGTGGGCCGTTTCTGACCAGGCGGAGTATGTGCCGCAACCGCGCCAGCCGCGCCCCGGTCAGGCCAAAGGCAAAGGTAAAGGAAAGAAGTAAACAAGGTTGCCTCAAAAATTCATTTTGTTCCCGCCATGCGTGACTTTTTCATACCCGCTACCGACAAAGCTGCCGAAAGAGCAGCCGCTGTGCCTTGCGTCGCGCCAAGCGAAGGTAGGCCGGATGTGTTCGGCGCGCTGAAGACCGCTGCTCCAAGGCACTCTTCGCCGAACTATCCGGCTGTCTTTGAAGGTGCTTTCTCCACCAAAGCCCGCCTTTTGAGAGAGGCAGGCCGCAGGGAAAAGGGCACCGCCAGGGAAAGCCGGATAGTTCTGCGGGCAGGCTGGATCAGAACCACGAAGTTGCCTTGCGCAGAACACATCCGGCCTACGGTCCGCCAGGGCAACTTATCAACCGCATCATCCTTTTAAACACCCGAACTGATCTATGAAAAAGACTCTTTTTTTATTCGCTTTATCCGCCGTCCTAAGCGGCTCTGCACTGGCCGCCGACCGGCCCAACGTCGTGGTCTTCCTGGTGGATGACATGGGCGTCATGGACACCTCCGTGCCCTTTTTGACGGATGCGGACGGGAAGCCGAAAAAGTATCCGCTGAATGAATACTACCGCACACCGTCCATGGAGCGGCTGGCGGCTCAGGGCATCCGGTTTAACAACTTTTGCGCCATGAGCGTCTGCTCACCCACCCGCGTCTCCATCATGACCGGCCAGAACGCCGCGCGGCATCGCACGACGAACTGGATCAATCCGGACACGGACAATGCGGGCAAACAAGGACCGCCGGACTGGAACTGGGCAGGTCTCAAAAAAGGCGATGTGACGCTGGCCACCGTGCTGAAGGGTGTCGGCTACCAGACGATGCATGTGGGCAAAGGCCACTTTGGCCCTCGCGCCATGGAAGGCAGCGATCCGTCCAACATCGGCTTTGACATCAATGTGGCCGGCGGTGCCATGGGCGCTCCGGGCAGCTACTATGCGGCGCAGAATTTTGGCTGGGGCAACAAGCGGCGGGAAAAGAATGCCGTGCCAGGCCTGGAGAAGTACCATGGCAAAGATCTCTTCCTGACAGAAGTGCTGACGATGGAGGCCAAGGATAAGCTGGACGGGTTTGCGAAGAAAAAGGAACCGTTCTTTTTCTACTTTGCCCACTACGCGGTGCATGCGCCGTTTGAGTCGGACCCGAGGTTTGAAGCCAACTACAAAGACAGTGGCAAGACTCCACCAGCGCAGGCTTTTGCGACCTTGATCGAGGGCATGGACAAGTCGCTCGGAGATCTGCTGGATCATCTGGACAAGCTGGGAGTGGCAGAGGATACCCTCATCTTTTTCCTCGGCGACAACGGCAGCGATGCGCCATTGGGCGACCAGCATGAGGTGGCCTGCGCGGCACCGCTGCGGGGCAAGAAGGGCGCGCATTATGAAGGCGGCATGCGCATTCCGTTCATCGCCGCCTGGGCCAGGCGGAATGACGAGAATCCGTTCCAGAAAAAGCTGGCCATTCCGGCCGGAGTCATCCAGCCGCAGCAGGCCGCCGTGCATGATCTTTTCCCCACGTTGCTGGCAGTAACTGAGACGGCCACACCTGCCGGGCATACCGTGGACGGCCTGCCGCTGACCAAGCTGCTGACCGGCGCGAAGGATGCCGCACGCGAGGAGAAATTCCTCATGCACTACCCGCACGCACCGCACCGTACCGAATACTGGACCAGCCTGCGCGATGGCGAGTGGAAGGTCATTTATCATTACTTCCCGACCAAGGTTTCCGGCGGCTCGCACTACCAGCTTTTCAATCTGAAGAACGATCCGTTTGAGCAGAAGGACCTGGCGGCGGAGAAGCCGGAGGAGCTGGCCGCCATGATGAAAAAACTGGTGGCCGGGCTGGAGGCGCACCAGGCGGTGTATCCGGTGGCGGAAGATGGCAAGACACCGGTGAAGCCGAAGCTGCCCTAACCCTTTACTCAATCATTTCATGAAGGCATTCACACTTGGCATTCTATTGGGCGCAGCCGCTCTCCTTTCCCCAGCATCGGCAGAGGATAAGCCTAACATCATCTTTGTCATGGCGGATGACATGGGCTGGGGGCAGACAGGCTATCGTGGACATCCGGTGCTGAAGACGCCGAACCTGGACGCGATGGCGGAGAACGGCCTGCGCTTTGACCGCTTTTATGCCGGGAATCCGGTGTGCTCGCCCACGCGGGCCTGTGTGATGACAGGCCGCACGAATGATCGCACCGGCGTGCTGAGCCATGGCTACGGCCTGCGGGTGCAGGAAAAGACCATCGCCCAGGCGTTGAAAGGTGCGGGTTATGTGACGGCGCATTTTGGCAAGTGGCATCTCAACGGGTTCAAAGGGCCGGGCGCACCTGTGCTGGCAGACGATCCGCGCAGTCCGGGCGCCTTCGGTTTTGATGAATGGGTTTCCGCCACGAACTTCATTGACATGGATCCTTGGTTAGGCCGCAACGGCAAGCCCGAGCAGGTGATGGGCGATTCATCGGAGGTCATCGTGGATGAGGCCGTGAAGTTCCTGGACAAGCATCGCGCAGGCGGCAAGCCGATGTTCACCGTCATCTGGTATGGCACGCCACATTCACCCTTCAAGGCGGGCGATGCCGACCGCATGCCATTCGGCGAGCTGGAAAAGGAATCCGCCAACCACCATGGTGAGCTGGTGGCCATGGACCGGAGCATCGGCACGCTGCGCAAGAAGCTGCGGGAATTTGAGCTGGAGAAGAATACGCTGCTGGTCTTTTGCAGCGACAACGGCGGCCTGCCGGAGATCAAGCCAAACACCACCGGCGGCCTGCGTGGCAACAAAGGGCAGGTCTATGAAGGCGGCCTGCGCGTGCCGGGCATCATGGAATGGCCGGGCACGGTGCAACCGCGAGTGACGGATCACGTCGCCTGCGTGGTGGACCTGTTCCCGACCGTGGCGGACATCGTCGGCCTGCCCGACAGCTCCTTCATCCAGCCGGTGGATGGCGTGAGCCTGAAGCCCTTGTTTAAAGCCGAAACCGGACCGCGTGAAAAACCGCTGGGCTTTCGCTACGGAGTGAAGACGGCCTTTGTGGACAACCGCTACAAGCTCCTGGCCAATGACCTCAAAAAAGGTCCGTTTGAGCTGTATGACCTGGAAGCCGATCCTCACGAAACGAAGGACCTGAGCGCCGAAAAACCGGACCTGCTGGCCAAGATGAAGAAGGACTGGCAGACCTGGAACGCCAGTGTGGACGCCAGCTTTGCCGGCAAAGATTATCCTGAAGGCAAGGTCACACCGCCCGATCCTGAGCCAGTCTCCTGGTATGAGACCGAGCAGTACAAACCCTTCATGGAAGAAGCGAAAGGCTACTGGGCCTACAAGCTGCACATGGACCGCGCCGCCAAAGGGGCAGGCAAAGGTGGCAAGGGAAACAAAGGCAACAAAAAGAAGAAGTGATGAAGATGATGAAACCGATTTTTGTAATGTTAATTTCGGCGCTTGCGCTGGTGCAGGCAGCCTCTGCAGAAGAAAAGCGGCCTAACATACTGTTTGCCATTGCGGATGACTGGGGGCCGCATGCGGGTGTTTATGGCACGCCCTGGGTGAAGACTCCGGGGTTTGACCGCATTGCCAAAGAGGGCGTGCTTTTCAAGAACGCCTACACGCCTATGGCCAAGTGCGCTCCCTCGCGGGCCATCGTGCTCACCGGGCGCCATCTGTGGCAGAATGAGGAGGCGGGAAACCACATGGCGGTTTTTCCGGCGAAGCTGAAGAGCTGGCCGGAGGTGCTGATGGAGAAGGGCTGGCACATGGGCATCACAGGCAAGGGCTGGGGGCCAGGCATCGCCAATGATGCAGAGGGCAAACCGCGCCAGATCACGGGCAAACCGTATAACAAACGCAAGGCCAAACCGCCAGCGACGGCCATGGGCAACAATGACTACGCGGCCAACTTTGCCGATTTCCTGGCCGATGCGAAGGAGGGCGAGCCGTGGTGCTTCTGGTATGGCTGCACGGAGCCGCACCGGGGATATGAATTCGAATCGGGCGTGAAAAAGGGAGGCAAGAAGCTGGCGGACATTGACAAGGTGCCCGCCTACTGGCCGGACCATGAGACGGTGCGCCATGACATGCTGGACTACGCCTTTGAGGTGGAGCACATGGACAACCACCTGGCGCGGATGATCGCGGAGCTGGAGAAGCGCGGCGAGCTGGACAACACGCTCATCATTGTGACCAGCGACCATGGCATGCCCTTTCCACGGGTGAAAGGTTATGCGTATCACGACTCCAACCACATCCCGCTGGCCATCCGTTTTCCCTCAGGTATGAAGAAGGCGGGTCGGGTGATCGAGGACTTTGTGGACTTCACCGACATCGCGGCGACGATGCTGGACTATGCGGGCATCACCGAAAAAGACAGCGGCATGATGGCGATCACCGGCAAGAGCTGGCGGCCCATTTTGGAGAGCGAAAAGGCGGGCCAGGTCATCGCGGAGCGTGACCATGTGCTGATCGGCAAGGAGCGCACGGATGTCGGCAGGCCTAACAACTGGGGCTACCCAATCCGCGGCATCGTGACGGCCAATCATTTGTATTTGAAGAACTATGAGCCAACTCGCTGGCCGGCGGGAAATCCGGAGACAGGTTACCTGGACACGGACGGCAGCCCGACGAAATCGCTGATCCTGGAGATGGGCCGCAAGGACCGGAACGACAAGTATTGGAAGCTAAACTTCGGCCTGCGCGGCGCGGAGGAGTTCTATGACCTGAG
This portion of the Prosthecobacter sp. SYSU 5D2 genome encodes:
- a CDS encoding sulfatase; its protein translation is MKSPVFLLLALSLALAQGSAGAEKPRNVLIIQTDEHNFRTLGCYRDQMPPEQAYIWGAGVKVETPHIDSIARRGAVCMRYYATSPVCTPSRAALMTGLYPQNTGSITNDLPMLDAMETFAAVLERQGYDNGYAGKWHLDGDAKPGWAPKRAFGFTDNRYMFNRGHWKKLGEDADGPKVAAVDAKGVPSYDLGDADPKSFTTDYLTDRAIEFVKRPRDGKPFCYMLSLPDPHGPNTVRAPYDTMFDAAQFQQPQTALAKGDKLPSFAQVMQDRFVARQMALYFGMVKCIDDNVGRLLAALEETGQLENTVLVFTSDHGDMCGEHGRHNKGIPCEGSARVPFVIAAPGLVQAGTVVHEALGTVDFKPTLLGLLGVEAKAAMQGRDASTLLRTGRAPEGWKDEAIVRIGGTGQGTAGWVGVFTRRHKLVLSPTDAPALFDLDTDPFEMQNLAADPAQRGLIRELGTSLKNYLATSGDPHAKSSHVMADVTWAVSDQAEYVPQPRQPRPGQAKGKGKGKK
- a CDS encoding sulfatase-like hydrolase/transferase; translated protein: MKAFTLGILLGAAALLSPASAEDKPNIIFVMADDMGWGQTGYRGHPVLKTPNLDAMAENGLRFDRFYAGNPVCSPTRACVMTGRTNDRTGVLSHGYGLRVQEKTIAQALKGAGYVTAHFGKWHLNGFKGPGAPVLADDPRSPGAFGFDEWVSATNFIDMDPWLGRNGKPEQVMGDSSEVIVDEAVKFLDKHRAGGKPMFTVIWYGTPHSPFKAGDADRMPFGELEKESANHHGELVAMDRSIGTLRKKLREFELEKNTLLVFCSDNGGLPEIKPNTTGGLRGNKGQVYEGGLRVPGIMEWPGTVQPRVTDHVACVVDLFPTVADIVGLPDSSFIQPVDGVSLKPLFKAETGPREKPLGFRYGVKTAFVDNRYKLLANDLKKGPFELYDLEADPHETKDLSAEKPDLLAKMKKDWQTWNASVDASFAGKDYPEGKVTPPDPEPVSWYETEQYKPFMEEAKGYWAYKLHMDRAAKGAGKGGKGNKGNKKKK
- a CDS encoding sulfatase gives rise to the protein MKKTLFLFALSAVLSGSALAADRPNVVVFLVDDMGVMDTSVPFLTDADGKPKKYPLNEYYRTPSMERLAAQGIRFNNFCAMSVCSPTRVSIMTGQNAARHRTTNWINPDTDNAGKQGPPDWNWAGLKKGDVTLATVLKGVGYQTMHVGKGHFGPRAMEGSDPSNIGFDINVAGGAMGAPGSYYAAQNFGWGNKRREKNAVPGLEKYHGKDLFLTEVLTMEAKDKLDGFAKKKEPFFFYFAHYAVHAPFESDPRFEANYKDSGKTPPAQAFATLIEGMDKSLGDLLDHLDKLGVAEDTLIFFLGDNGSDAPLGDQHEVACAAPLRGKKGAHYEGGMRIPFIAAWARRNDENPFQKKLAIPAGVIQPQQAAVHDLFPTLLAVTETATPAGHTVDGLPLTKLLTGAKDAAREEKFLMHYPHAPHRTEYWTSLRDGEWKVIYHYFPTKVSGGSHYQLFNLKNDPFEQKDLAAEKPEELAAMMKKLVAGLEAHQAVYPVAEDGKTPVKPKLP
- a CDS encoding sulfatase gives rise to the protein MMKPIFVMLISALALVQAASAEEKRPNILFAIADDWGPHAGVYGTPWVKTPGFDRIAKEGVLFKNAYTPMAKCAPSRAIVLTGRHLWQNEEAGNHMAVFPAKLKSWPEVLMEKGWHMGITGKGWGPGIANDAEGKPRQITGKPYNKRKAKPPATAMGNNDYAANFADFLADAKEGEPWCFWYGCTEPHRGYEFESGVKKGGKKLADIDKVPAYWPDHETVRHDMLDYAFEVEHMDNHLARMIAELEKRGELDNTLIIVTSDHGMPFPRVKGYAYHDSNHIPLAIRFPSGMKKAGRVIEDFVDFTDIAATMLDYAGITEKDSGMMAITGKSWRPILESEKAGQVIAERDHVLIGKERTDVGRPNNWGYPIRGIVTANHLYLKNYEPTRWPAGNPETGYLDTDGSPTKSLILEMGRKDRNDKYWKLNFGLRGAEEFYDLSVDADCVHNLAGESVHEEKIKSLSTRMESTMKDQGDPRMVGNGKIFDEYAPTNGDGFYEKWKNGEKPKAGWVNETDFEKEPIKQP